A single window of Polyangiaceae bacterium DNA harbors:
- a CDS encoding GMC family oxidoreductase: protein MWGKALADEIREVFGHYVTLGAFLEQLPYDDNRVTLSDTMKNELGRPAAKIEFNLMRDYETKGYLAMKREIERIMDALGATDVRVIMEPSIGGHYMGTHRMGHDPETSVTTDRLECHSVKNLFLASSGAFPTGGISNPTLTGVALTMRMADYILGRI, encoded by the coding sequence TTGTGGGGTAAAGCGCTCGCTGACGAAATCCGTGAGGTATTCGGCCATTACGTGACGCTCGGTGCGTTTCTGGAACAGCTTCCTTACGACGACAATCGCGTTACGCTTTCGGATACGATGAAGAACGAGCTTGGGCGTCCGGCGGCAAAAATCGAATTCAATTTGATGCGCGACTACGAGACGAAAGGGTACCTTGCCATGAAGCGCGAAATCGAGCGTATCATGGACGCCCTCGGTGCAACCGACGTGCGCGTCATCATGGAGCCCTCCATTGGCGGACATTACATGGGCACACATCGCATGGGACACGACCCTGAAACGTCCGTAACCACGGATCGTCTCGAATGCCATTCCGTAAAAAACCTTTTTCTTGCGAGCTCTGGCGCGTTCCCGACCGGCGGCATCAGCAATCCGACGCTCACCGGAGTCGCCCTCACCATGCGAATGGCCGATTACATTTTGGGGCGCATTTAA
- a CDS encoding STAS domain-containing protein produces the protein MRACWTSIENDDVWRLNVEGPCLDAAQVERLRDALRKAILAGARGVVIDLQRVDRLDPLGLAGLALLPRDVTATTRIVLAALRPEVQEAALLVHLHEILDIYEDARAAAFDLSTQICQR, from the coding sequence ATGCGTGCATGTTGGACGAGCATCGAAAATGACGACGTTTGGCGGTTGAATGTCGAGGGCCCGTGCCTCGATGCCGCCCAGGTCGAACGATTACGTGATGCCTTGCGCAAGGCCATTTTGGCGGGCGCGCGCGGCGTCGTCATCGATCTCCAACGCGTCGACAGGCTCGATCCATTGGGACTTGCAGGACTTGCCCTGCTGCCGCGCGACGTCACGGCCACCACGCGCATTGTATTGGCTGCGCTACGACCCGAGGTGCAGGAAGCTGCATTGCTCGTGCACCTCCATGAGATTCTCGACATTTATGAGGACGCGCGAGCGGCCGCGTTCGATCTGTCGACACAGATTTGTCAACGATGA
- a CDS encoding WecB/TagA/CpsF family glycosyltransferase: MSHTRSRLRIGHVDIDVITFTEALDEIERLVIARQGGMVFTPNVDHVVNAESNLAFRNAYRAASLSLVDGQPLVWASRLLGARLPEKISGSDLVMPLLCRASQRGWRVYLLGAGPGIAEKAATLLREQYGVNVAGTDAPMVQIGNWAQNARVASAIRIARPDLVLVAFGSPKQELFIHQVASELKPAVFLGVGASLDFMVGATKRAPSWMSRAGLEWLYRLVREPRRMWRRYLVNDLKFFGILLRGVRNAG, encoded by the coding sequence ATGAGCCACACGCGATCTCGACTCAGGATAGGCCACGTAGATATCGACGTCATTACGTTCACGGAAGCACTCGACGAGATCGAGCGTCTCGTGATTGCTCGGCAAGGTGGAATGGTGTTTACTCCGAACGTCGATCACGTCGTCAATGCTGAAAGCAATCTGGCGTTTCGCAATGCATATCGAGCGGCGAGCTTGTCGCTGGTCGACGGCCAGCCTCTCGTATGGGCATCGAGGCTATTGGGAGCTCGGTTGCCGGAAAAGATTTCGGGCTCGGACCTCGTGATGCCTCTGCTATGCCGTGCCTCCCAACGCGGCTGGCGCGTGTACCTGCTTGGCGCAGGCCCAGGAATCGCCGAAAAGGCGGCTACGCTGCTACGTGAACAATATGGCGTCAACGTTGCGGGTACCGATGCCCCGATGGTTCAAATTGGTAATTGGGCGCAGAATGCTCGAGTCGCCTCGGCCATCAGGATAGCGCGTCCCGATCTGGTGCTGGTTGCTTTCGGTTCTCCCAAACAAGAACTATTCATTCACCAGGTTGCGAGCGAATTGAAGCCCGCTGTCTTTCTCGGGGTAGGCGCCTCGCTCGACTTCATGGTCGGTGCAACGAAGCGTGCACCATCGTGGATGTCCCGCGCGGGTTTGGAATGGCTTTATCGTCTCGTTCGAGAGCCGCGCCGCATGTGGCGCCGTTATCTCGTGAACGATCTGAAGTTCTTTGGTATTTTACTTCGTGGTGTTCGAAACGCGGGCTGA
- a CDS encoding GMC family oxidoreductase, whose amino-acid sequence MSNTDKFVKSGCDKLGIPLVPVPVARNSVDHLGRPKCAHYAVCRACPIGAMYASDMTVNALEKHSRFTLKLGASVVRIEKDSSGAAHRVVWMDEDHVEHAIEADRIILAVQGVETVRLLLDSGLANENGQLGRGLMEHPKFYVMGRVAPVLDAHRYGF is encoded by the coding sequence ATGTCGAACACCGACAAATTCGTCAAGAGCGGCTGCGACAAACTCGGTATTCCGCTCGTGCCCGTACCGGTGGCGCGAAATAGCGTCGATCACCTCGGGCGTCCCAAGTGTGCCCATTATGCCGTGTGCCGCGCTTGCCCCATTGGAGCGATGTACGCGTCCGACATGACCGTCAACGCACTCGAAAAACACAGCCGATTCACATTGAAGCTCGGCGCAAGTGTCGTCCGAATCGAAAAGGATTCATCCGGCGCAGCCCATCGAGTGGTGTGGATGGACGAGGACCACGTCGAACACGCCATCGAGGCCGATCGCATCATTCTGGCTGTCCAGGGCGTGGAAACGGTGCGCCTACTACTCGATTCGGGTTTGGCGAATGAAAACGGTCAACTCGGTCGCGGACTCATGGAACACCCAAAGTTTTACGTGATGGGTCGAGTCGCGCCGGTTCTCGATGCTCATCGATACGGATTCTGA
- a CDS encoding oligosaccharide flippase family protein, with protein MKLVHIDSCGKASEKGWRGSGGVERRVWSNSASGYVRSTVRLILGVISFRLICTEFTTEELGFYGLVWSFLGYGVLLDLGMGVAVKKHTAELIQRKDWNLLGRLLSSVLFCNCVCAAIVVAVGFMATDPLLRAIDVSSANQGSFRLAWRVFVVGMAAMFPLEMFREVHYGQQRMAFADRASTVGGIVSFALLMVALHRHWGLSLIIGVQFACIVVVGAVLVISALRAMPEVRIGIRHVSWSVLRGIVRFSTLAYLVVITGIVVAQTDRLLVGALLSVSSVAAYHVGAKIPELLSIFTRQLPAALAPAAAALHGEGHRANWQRFFLRGIRLNALITTPLFFLCILFLEGLLGLLTGGRAAGPEVVLLSRTLLVWSYSTILTHGVSKAVFLMSGQETRLALLLVIEALANVAMSFVLVRWLHDPIGAALGSLVPALIVGWCFLWPWAAREVGMTTAELVRETLVPAFRASAPLLAFGTLCQVIPTLGFQSNVLVFFAEAIIAFLLAAAGSWHFGLTADDRAAVVAKLGGALGGVRILRARFWQDRHWHDQPER; from the coding sequence GTGAAACTTGTTCATATTGATTCTTGCGGCAAAGCTTCCGAGAAGGGATGGCGTGGCAGTGGCGGTGTCGAGCGCCGGGTGTGGAGCAATTCCGCGTCTGGATATGTGCGCAGTACGGTTCGTTTGATTCTTGGTGTGATTTCGTTCCGGCTCATTTGCACCGAATTTACCACCGAAGAGCTTGGTTTTTATGGTCTTGTATGGAGCTTTCTCGGGTACGGCGTTCTTCTCGATCTCGGAATGGGCGTCGCCGTCAAAAAACACACGGCCGAGCTCATTCAACGCAAAGATTGGAACTTACTCGGTCGCCTGCTATCGTCTGTGCTGTTTTGCAATTGTGTCTGTGCTGCCATCGTCGTTGCCGTTGGTTTCATGGCCACGGATCCGCTCCTGCGAGCCATTGATGTGTCCTCCGCCAATCAAGGCAGCTTTCGCCTCGCTTGGCGCGTATTCGTCGTCGGCATGGCCGCCATGTTCCCGCTCGAAATGTTTCGTGAAGTTCATTATGGCCAGCAGCGCATGGCATTTGCCGATCGCGCAAGCACCGTTGGAGGAATCGTATCTTTTGCATTGCTGATGGTCGCGCTGCACAGGCATTGGGGATTGTCTCTCATTATTGGCGTGCAGTTCGCGTGCATCGTGGTGGTCGGCGCCGTACTCGTCATCTCCGCATTACGCGCCATGCCCGAGGTTCGTATCGGCATACGACATGTGTCCTGGTCCGTCCTTCGCGGCATCGTAAGATTTTCGACGCTCGCCTACCTCGTGGTCATCACGGGAATTGTAGTGGCTCAAACGGATCGGCTTTTGGTGGGTGCGCTCCTGTCCGTCTCGTCTGTCGCCGCGTACCACGTGGGAGCAAAAATCCCCGAATTATTGTCAATATTTACGCGGCAACTGCCGGCCGCGCTAGCACCTGCAGCCGCTGCTCTTCACGGGGAAGGTCATCGTGCGAACTGGCAGCGGTTTTTCTTGCGGGGAATTCGATTGAATGCGCTGATCACGACCCCGCTCTTTTTTCTATGCATTTTATTTCTCGAAGGCTTGCTCGGGTTGCTCACGGGCGGTCGAGCTGCGGGGCCTGAAGTCGTTTTGTTGAGCAGGACTCTGCTCGTCTGGAGCTATTCAACCATTCTCACGCATGGCGTCTCGAAAGCCGTATTTTTGATGAGTGGCCAGGAAACGCGGCTCGCCCTATTGCTCGTCATCGAAGCGCTGGCCAACGTAGCAATGAGCTTCGTCTTGGTGCGATGGCTTCATGATCCCATAGGCGCAGCTCTCGGCTCGCTCGTGCCGGCGTTGATCGTTGGTTGGTGCTTTCTTTGGCCATGGGCTGCACGGGAAGTTGGAATGACTACAGCAGAGCTGGTGCGTGAAACGCTCGTTCCTGCATTTCGCGCGTCAGCGCCGCTCCTGGCTTTCGGCACCTTGTGTCAAGTGATTCCCACCCTCGGGTTTCAATCGAATGTGCTCGTATTTTTTGCCGAAGCCATCATTGCCTTCCTCCTTGCCGCTGCGGGTTCCTGGCACTTCGGCCTCACGGCCGACGATCGTGCGGCAGTTGTCGCCAAATTGGGCGGAGCTCTAGGGGGCGTGCGCATTTTGCGCGCACGGTTTTGGCAAGATCGACATTGGCACGATCAGCCGGAGCGATAG
- a CDS encoding GMC family oxidoreductase — translation MMERTEVAIVGSGPLGAAAAKVLIDAGTRVTMLEAGKRPTSDRFSLLERAVRREIPWNFRPWRYESVGDDLDMNTFAIRMLGGSSLAWGAVTPRFLENDFRLRSRHGIGRDWPIDYDDLEPYYLAAERLMGVAGSDDTAWWPRRSAPYPMPAFSHVEHRQIRQERLRQTRYSARARTGGAK, via the coding sequence ATGATGGAACGCACCGAAGTGGCAATCGTCGGCTCGGGTCCCTTGGGAGCAGCAGCAGCCAAAGTCTTGATCGATGCGGGAACACGCGTGACCATGCTCGAGGCTGGTAAGCGGCCGACTTCGGATCGATTCAGCCTGCTCGAACGCGCCGTACGTCGAGAAATTCCGTGGAATTTCAGACCGTGGCGCTATGAATCGGTCGGCGACGACCTCGATATGAATACGTTTGCCATCCGAATGCTCGGTGGAAGCAGTTTGGCCTGGGGAGCCGTCACGCCGAGATTCCTCGAAAACGACTTTCGTCTGCGATCGCGTCATGGCATCGGGCGCGATTGGCCCATTGATTACGACGACCTCGAGCCGTATTATCTAGCGGCTGAGCGCTTGATGGGAGTGGCAGGCAGCGACGATACTGCATGGTGGCCGCGACGGAGCGCTCCCTATCCAATGCCGGCATTTTCCCATGTCGAACACCGACAAATTCGTCAAGAGCGGCTGCGACAAACTCGGTATTCCGCTCGTGCCCGTACCGGTGGCGCGAAATAG